Proteins encoded within one genomic window of Triticum aestivum cultivar Chinese Spring chromosome 2D, IWGSC CS RefSeq v2.1, whole genome shotgun sequence:
- the LOC123049098 gene encoding uncharacterized protein, translating into MQPAEMDSPAREMQEMDEFVLVPHAADLWSYQLDEDDDAHESDARFFAGNDEKTIDVNHFASEPTPNAALQCATTEPPAPSGSDSESEDSVADEEEAVDGLSEKASDADEDGEVVVADQEPECKEWEGDHGHGWQQHAVGVICSVGLAAAATGLALLLGGQQQTPHKVHFRAAGDRKVTKVSARRDARLEQGMSVPRFEHAPAMISFGGSYGGHLF; encoded by the exons ATGCAGCCGGCCGAGATGGATTCGCCCGCCCGAGAGATGCAGGAGATGGACGAGTTCGTGCTGGTCCCGCACGCCGCGGACCTCTGGTCGTACCAACTCGACGAGGACGACGATGCCCACGAGAGCGATGCGCGCTTCTTCGCCGGCAACGACGAGAAGACGATCGACGTGAACCACTTCGCCTCCGAGCCCACGCCCAACGCCGCACTGCAGTGCGCCACGACGGAGCCGCCGGCGCCGTCCGGCTCTGACTCTGAGAGCGAGGACTCAGTTGCCGACGAGGAGGAAGCGGTCGACGGCCTGTCGGAGAAGGCGTCGGATGCTGACGAGGACGGGGAGGTGGTTGTTGCAGATCAGGAGCCAGAGTGCAAGGAGTGGGAAGGCGATCACGGCCACGGGTGGCAGCAGCACGCGGTCGGCGTGATCTGCTCCgtggggctggcggcggcggccaccggcctggcactgcttctcggcggccagcagCAGACGCCGCACAAGGTCCACTTCCGGGCCGCCGGTGATCGCAAG GTGACTAAGGTTTCAGCAAGGCGAGACGCGAGGCTAGAACAGGGGATGTCGGTGCCGCGGTTTGAGCATGCGCCGGCCATGATCTCATTCGGGGGTTCCTACGGCGGGCACCTGTTTTGA